Proteins from one Dysgonomonas sp. HDW5A genomic window:
- a CDS encoding YhcH/YjgK/YiaL family protein has translation MIIDSIEKISNYESLNPLFPKAIEFIKSLDMKNLELGKIEIDGQNIFAIISESNLKTPEQARLEVHNKYLDIQIPVSKSEGFGWIERAGLQKEAAPFDTTKDIQFFEDKPTVKFDLMPGNFVIFFPQDGHAPCIGEGSVIKIVIKVKMES, from the coding sequence CTGAACCCTTTATTTCCTAAAGCGATTGAGTTTATCAAATCCTTGGATATGAAAAACCTAGAATTGGGAAAAATTGAAATTGACGGACAGAACATATTTGCAATCATCAGTGAAAGCAATCTGAAAACTCCTGAACAGGCAAGACTTGAAGTTCATAATAAGTATTTGGATATACAAATACCAGTTTCGAAATCCGAAGGTTTTGGATGGATAGAAAGAGCCGGCTTACAAAAAGAGGCTGCTCCTTTTGATACAACTAAAGACATTCAATTCTTCGAAGATAAGCCTACTGTCAAATTTGATTTGATGCCGGGTAACTTTGTTATCTTTTTTCCGCAGGATGGACATGCTCCATGTATCGGAGAAGGCTCGGTTATTAAGATTGTTATAAAAGTAAAAATGGAATCATAA
- a CDS encoding type I phosphomannose isomerase catalytic subunit: MNLYPLKFSPILKSIIWGGSDICKFKGITPQQDGIGESWEISGVENNVSVVDNGDLRGLNLQNLIAQYKESLVGKHVFEKFGSTFPLLIKFIDARDNLSIQVHPDDELGMKRHKSFGKTEMWYVINATPGAFLYSGFAKALSPDEYVKSIEDNTFVDYLAKHDVKKGDSFFLPAGRVHAIGAGTFIAEIQQTSNITYRIYDYNRKDANGNGRELHTELAKDAIDFKLYDNYKIDYSHKANDTVALESCQYFTTNLLELDKPYTQDHSNKDSFVIYICMDGSCEVKDSNNNAIELKQGETLLVPAANTKNITITPNTHVQLLETYV, translated from the coding sequence ATGAACTTATATCCACTGAAATTCAGTCCAATCCTAAAATCAATCATTTGGGGTGGATCTGATATTTGTAAATTTAAAGGCATAACACCCCAACAAGATGGAATTGGTGAAAGCTGGGAAATATCGGGTGTAGAAAACAACGTTTCGGTTGTTGACAATGGAGACCTGAGAGGTCTTAATCTTCAAAACCTGATAGCTCAATATAAAGAGAGCCTTGTCGGAAAACATGTATTCGAGAAATTCGGATCTACTTTTCCACTTTTAATCAAATTTATTGATGCCAGAGATAATCTATCGATACAAGTACATCCCGATGACGAATTGGGAATGAAAAGACATAAGTCGTTCGGCAAAACCGAAATGTGGTATGTTATTAATGCAACTCCGGGAGCCTTCTTGTATTCGGGTTTTGCTAAAGCTCTTAGCCCTGACGAATATGTGAAGAGCATAGAAGATAACACTTTTGTTGACTACTTAGCTAAACACGATGTGAAGAAAGGCGATTCGTTCTTCCTTCCCGCAGGACGTGTACACGCTATCGGAGCAGGTACATTTATTGCTGAGATTCAACAAACATCCAATATTACTTATCGCATCTACGATTACAACCGTAAAGATGCAAATGGTAATGGAAGAGAACTTCATACTGAGTTAGCCAAGGATGCGATTGATTTTAAATTGTACGACAATTACAAAATTGACTATTCACACAAGGCTAATGATACTGTTGCATTGGAATCTTGTCAGTATTTCACAACAAACCTGTTGGAATTAGATAAGCCATACACACAAGATCATAGTAACAAAGATTCTTTTGTTATTTATATCTGTATGGACGGAAGCTGCGAAGTGAAAGATTCTAATAATAACGCTATCGAATTGAAGCAAGGCGAAACTTTATTAGTACCTGCGGCTAACACCAAAAATATTACTATAACTCCAAATACTCATGTTCAATTATTGGAGACTTATGTATAA
- the hemH gene encoding ferrochelatase, producing MRGILIVNTGSPKTKSKEDVKFFIGAMLSDPLVMTVPDWIRPTLATKIIAPLRASNSASHYSLIWDDNQAESPLLYNTMQLARKIEDATHMPVEVAMRYGLPSIPDALKKLKSKCATLHEVVVVPLFPQYAQSSYKTVVDAIADHFYKKPYSFRLKIIEPYYSDPNYIHALAESLKPYVKKEYDRLVFSFHSLPLSHVELGWKKGKDFDYVYQIKETVRLVSKELDIDPKKNRIVYSSAIGPKWLKPDLNETMKQLPVNGVKRVIAITPGFPADNLETLYDIGIVAKDNFMKAGGEEFTFVPCLNFEPYWIEGLIKMITNKV from the coding sequence ATGAGAGGCATTCTTATTGTAAATACAGGAAGTCCCAAAACGAAAAGCAAAGAAGATGTAAAATTCTTTATAGGAGCCATGTTATCCGATCCGCTGGTCATGACAGTACCCGATTGGATAAGACCAACTCTTGCTACTAAAATTATAGCTCCACTAAGAGCTTCCAATTCTGCATCACATTATTCTCTCATTTGGGATGATAATCAAGCCGAATCGCCCTTGCTATATAATACAATGCAACTGGCTCGAAAAATAGAAGATGCTACACACATGCCCGTAGAGGTAGCTATGCGTTATGGATTACCTTCTATTCCTGATGCTCTAAAAAAACTAAAATCTAAATGCGCAACATTACACGAAGTAGTGGTTGTACCTCTCTTCCCCCAGTATGCCCAATCGTCATATAAAACAGTTGTAGATGCTATCGCCGATCATTTTTACAAAAAGCCTTATTCATTCAGGCTAAAAATCATAGAACCATATTACAGCGACCCCAACTATATACATGCTTTAGCAGAAAGCCTTAAACCTTATGTCAAAAAGGAATATGACAGACTTGTATTTAGCTTTCATAGCCTGCCACTTAGCCATGTAGAACTGGGTTGGAAAAAAGGGAAAGATTTCGATTATGTATATCAGATAAAAGAAACCGTAAGATTAGTCAGTAAGGAATTAGATATTGATCCTAAAAAAAATCGCATTGTATATTCATCTGCAATTGGACCTAAATGGTTGAAACCGGATTTGAATGAGACAATGAAACAACTTCCTGTCAATGGTGTAAAAAGGGTTATTGCTATCACACCCGGATTCCCGGCTGATAACCTCGAAACTCTTTATGACATAGGTATAGTTGCTAAAGATAACTTTATGAAAGCCGGAGGAGAAGAGTTTACTTTTGTTCCTTGTTTAAATTTCGAACCCTATTGGATTGAGGGTCTTATTAAAATGATTACAAATAAAGTATAA
- a CDS encoding PepSY-like domain-containing protein: protein MKKLHILSILLITFLTLSIPAEARHRYKQISISELPSEGKSFLKNHFKKNKVYHIKRDKHGYDIQLDNNIKVELDYYAHWKQIKTKEYGSLPQSIQKLLPKKTNSYIRQNFKDWRITEIKRKDYGYKVELDNGRRDAELKFNHNGDILKVDY, encoded by the coding sequence ATGAAAAAGTTGCATATTCTATCTATCCTACTTATTACTTTTCTAACGTTATCGATTCCTGCTGAAGCAAGGCATCGGTACAAACAAATTTCAATTTCGGAGTTACCATCAGAGGGTAAATCTTTTCTTAAAAATCATTTTAAGAAGAATAAAGTATATCATATAAAAAGAGATAAGCATGGATATGATATACAATTAGATAACAATATTAAAGTCGAGCTGGATTATTATGCCCACTGGAAACAAATCAAGACTAAAGAATATGGGTCTTTACCTCAATCTATTCAAAAGTTACTCCCAAAGAAGACTAATTCTTACATCAGACAGAATTTTAAGGATTGGAGAATTACTGAAATAAAAAGAAAAGATTACGGCTATAAAGTTGAGTTAGATAATGGACGACGAGATGCCGAATTGAAATTCAATCACAATGGCGATATTTTAAAGGTTGATTACTAA
- a CDS encoding PepSY-like domain-containing protein: MKYIIYILLIFVCFPNISEAGNKKGELPPNAIQFINRHFPKNEIVKSKSDNDGFEADLRSGHEIEFDSNGNWIKIKGEYTPMPKSIIDLLPIGISQYISKNYPRRAIIKIKKKKYGYNVELASSVELKFGHKGEFIGKD, from the coding sequence ATGAAATATATCATATATATACTACTCATATTTGTTTGTTTTCCGAATATTTCCGAAGCTGGTAATAAAAAGGGGGAACTACCTCCTAATGCTATACAATTTATAAATCGCCACTTTCCGAAGAATGAAATTGTAAAATCAAAATCTGACAATGATGGTTTTGAAGCAGACCTACGAAGCGGACATGAAATTGAGTTTGACAGCAATGGCAACTGGATTAAAATAAAAGGAGAATACACACCTATGCCTAAATCTATAATTGACTTATTACCTATAGGCATATCTCAATACATCTCAAAAAATTATCCACGCCGAGCAATTATTAAGATAAAGAAGAAAAAATATGGGTATAATGTAGAATTAGCCAGCTCTGTAGAGCTTAAATTCGGACACAAAGGTGAATTTATAGGGAAAGATTAA
- a CDS encoding HAMP domain-containing sensor histidine kinase translates to MQVAKIISIQRMVSVINSKINEMSLFHVIRRYLLLTLLFIIVLGCVSTFFIFNTFIHQSTDQILYEYKDRVENYVKLNDTLTIITSSVFQPNRIEERLINNSDNYTLGLKDTLLYSEATGDFQPYRQLYFVVEYKQQQHLITLNQPTIVLDDLLYIIVGLLILIFVLFGIFIYLIDFYLKRKAWSPFYNTMNKLQDYDLGIGEELNLNDSGIKEFDDLNNVLNKMVRKINADYENMKNFSEDISHEMQTPLAIVQSKLEILKQRTFDDKDASLSLNTISKAVLRLSKLNKSLLLLTKIRNDQFQEVNEVNISVIINNYIEGLVELIEAKEITLTLNISDCILRMDAHLAEFLISNLISNSIRHNIQGGYIKISLDTQRLTIENSCEIIEGKSANLFERMVSNRKGDSTGLGMSIIKSICDKNKFKIEYSYPDKNVFFTILDFT, encoded by the coding sequence ATGCAGGTTGCAAAGATTATATCCATACAGCGTATGGTGTCGGTTATCAATTCGAAGATAAATGAAATGAGCCTATTCCATGTCATAAGACGTTATTTATTACTTACCTTACTTTTTATCATAGTATTGGGGTGTGTATCTACATTCTTTATCTTCAATACATTTATACACCAATCTACCGATCAGATTCTTTATGAATATAAAGATCGAGTAGAAAACTATGTAAAGTTAAATGATACGCTAACGATTATAACATCATCGGTATTTCAGCCTAACCGCATAGAAGAAAGACTGATAAATAACTCAGATAATTATACTTTAGGTCTTAAAGATACTTTGTTATATAGCGAGGCTACAGGCGATTTTCAACCTTATCGTCAACTTTATTTTGTTGTAGAGTATAAGCAACAACAGCATCTTATTACCTTGAATCAGCCTACAATAGTGCTTGATGATTTATTATATATTATTGTCGGATTACTTATCCTAATATTTGTGTTGTTCGGTATATTTATCTATTTAATAGATTTTTACCTGAAAAGGAAGGCATGGTCCCCCTTCTATAATACGATGAATAAATTACAGGATTATGATTTGGGAATAGGAGAGGAGCTTAATCTCAATGATTCGGGTATTAAAGAGTTCGATGACCTCAATAATGTCTTAAACAAGATGGTTCGTAAAATAAACGCTGATTATGAAAATATGAAAAACTTTTCGGAAGATATTTCTCATGAGATGCAGACCCCATTAGCTATAGTACAATCGAAATTAGAAATTTTAAAACAAAGAACATTTGATGATAAAGATGCTTCATTATCTCTCAATACTATATCAAAGGCCGTTTTACGTTTGTCAAAACTAAACAAATCACTTTTGTTATTAACGAAGATTCGTAATGATCAATTCCAGGAAGTTAACGAAGTAAATATTTCCGTTATAATAAATAATTATATTGAAGGACTTGTTGAATTAATTGAAGCAAAAGAAATTACGTTAACCTTAAATATCTCCGATTGTATTTTACGCATGGATGCTCATCTTGCAGAATTCTTAATATCCAATCTAATTAGTAATTCGATACGTCATAATATACAGGGAGGATATATCAAGATTAGCTTAGATACACAAAGGTTAACAATCGAAAACTCTTGCGAGATAATCGAAGGAAAATCTGCAAACTTATTCGAAAGAATGGTGAGTAACAGAAAAGGAGACTCTACCGGGTTAGGAATGAGTATTATAAAGTCGATATGTGATAAAAATAAATTTAAGATAGAATACTCTTATCCCGATAAGAATGTATTTTTTACAATTCTAGATTTTACTTGA
- a CDS encoding response regulator transcription factor — translation MKLLLVEDELDLQESVVEYLQSEGFSIETASNYPDGEDKISMYNYDCLIIDISLPGGSGLDLIRLLKEKDTEAGVIIISAKDSLDDKLTGLDIGADDYLTKPFHLSELNARIKSIIRRRSFKGGNVLDFNEIKISFDSRKVFVNDKEVTLTRKEYDLLLFFITNKSKVLDKEAIAEHLWGDNMSLVADSFDFIYTHIKNLRKKLIDAGCKDYIHTAYGVGYQFEDK, via the coding sequence ATGAAACTACTATTAGTTGAAGATGAATTGGATTTACAGGAATCAGTAGTCGAATATCTCCAATCGGAAGGTTTTTCTATTGAAACGGCTTCTAATTATCCGGATGGAGAAGATAAAATTTCAATGTACAATTACGATTGCCTTATAATTGATATTTCACTGCCCGGTGGTAGTGGGCTTGATTTGATCCGATTACTTAAAGAAAAAGATACCGAAGCTGGAGTCATTATTATTTCCGCAAAGGATTCCCTTGATGATAAATTAACAGGCTTAGATATAGGTGCGGACGACTATCTAACAAAACCCTTTCATCTTTCGGAACTGAATGCACGTATAAAATCAATAATAAGAAGACGGAGTTTTAAGGGTGGGAATGTGCTGGACTTTAATGAAATAAAAATTTCATTTGATAGTCGGAAAGTATTTGTTAACGATAAAGAAGTTACCCTAACCCGTAAAGAGTACGATTTACTTTTGTTTTTCATTACCAATAAGTCGAAAGTATTGGACAAAGAAGCAATAGCCGAACATTTGTGGGGTGATAATATGAGCCTTGTAGCCGACTCTTTTGATTTTATATATACGCACATCAAAAACCTTCGTAAGAAGCTTATTGATGCAGGTTGCAAAGATTATATCCATACAGCGTATGGTGTCGGTTATCAATTCGAAGATAAATGA
- a CDS encoding gliding motility lipoprotein GldH, with protein sequence MKHKFVYISILIIGFVCLSCEKREAYYRFSELQEDEWSKLDTIYFDIDSLSVLPNVPYDVTIELVNNSDYPYQNIWLYILDDFESQNFTLEEKQYELADKLGKWHGSGFGSLYQLPLLYKKDVVFPEKRNYQLKVVHGMRDEPLQGIEKIGLKIESTEN encoded by the coding sequence ATGAAGCATAAATTTGTATACATAAGTATATTGATAATAGGATTTGTATGTCTCTCGTGTGAAAAACGAGAGGCATATTATCGTTTTAGCGAACTTCAAGAAGATGAGTGGAGTAAGTTAGATACAATTTACTTTGATATAGATTCTTTATCAGTCCTACCTAATGTCCCTTATGATGTAACAATTGAACTGGTGAATAACTCAGATTACCCATATCAGAATATCTGGTTATATATTCTGGATGATTTTGAATCTCAAAATTTCACATTGGAAGAAAAGCAATATGAACTGGCTGATAAACTAGGCAAATGGCATGGATCAGGTTTTGGTTCATTGTATCAGTTACCTTTACTCTATAAAAAAGATGTTGTTTTTCCTGAGAAGCGAAATTACCAGTTAAAGGTCGTTCATGGCATGCGTGATGAACCTTTGCAGGGTATTGAGAAAATAGGCTTAAAGATAGAGAGTACAGAGAACTAA
- a CDS encoding regulatory iron-sulfur-containing complex subunit RicT — MELNLNPNKQYKPVNDCLGTCKTPIGCTCGKKKQTVVVNGMQVKACGCGKNPGGACGGALKKAEAEATSGGSPTDANAPSAPTGGSCCSSGGGGCSSGGCSSGGCSSGGGGCCSSTKGTHKLEVFDWLYDMPESQLETQMVEVQFKNTRKGYYLNSNNLDLYKGDIVAVEATPGHDIGEVTLTGKLVLLQMKKSNYRGQPGEQKRIYRIAKPLDIDKYNEAKALEHKTMLRARELAESQNLNMKISDVEYQGDGNKAIFYYIADERVDFRQLIKVYAEQFRVKIEMKQIGARQEAGRVGGIGPCGRELCCSSSMSNFVSVSTSAARFQDISLNPQKLAGQCGKLKCCLNYEVDTYVEAQKKLPSREIVLDTKDGSFFHFKTDILSGMMTYSTDKHFAANLVTVNKDRVYEVMKMNRNGNKPVRIDIENAEVQEKAGAMDILEDNINRFDNNSNNKNRKKKVVKGGGRPQTEATAQATTTEKEPKNVAVSNENKESAPNSQRNKNRNNNNRFRNRPRNNENRNNRNDNSPQNEA; from the coding sequence ATGGAACTTAATTTAAATCCCAATAAACAGTACAAGCCGGTAAACGATTGTTTAGGCACATGCAAAACTCCGATCGGTTGCACATGCGGTAAAAAGAAACAAACCGTTGTAGTAAATGGAATGCAAGTGAAAGCTTGTGGTTGTGGCAAAAATCCAGGAGGAGCTTGTGGAGGAGCATTGAAAAAGGCTGAGGCCGAGGCTACTTCCGGAGGTTCTCCAACAGATGCTAATGCACCGTCAGCCCCCACAGGAGGCAGTTGTTGTTCGTCCGGCGGTGGCGGTTGTTCATCAGGTGGTTGCTCTTCGGGTGGCTGTTCATCAGGTGGCGGAGGCTGCTGCAGTAGTACTAAAGGTACTCACAAGTTAGAAGTTTTTGATTGGCTTTATGATATGCCCGAGTCGCAATTAGAGACTCAGATGGTAGAGGTTCAATTCAAAAATACGCGAAAAGGCTACTATTTAAATAGTAACAATCTCGATTTGTATAAAGGAGATATTGTTGCAGTAGAAGCTACTCCCGGTCATGATATCGGAGAGGTTACCCTGACCGGAAAATTGGTTCTTCTGCAAATGAAGAAAAGCAATTACAGAGGTCAGCCAGGCGAACAAAAACGTATCTATAGAATTGCTAAACCTCTGGATATTGATAAATACAATGAAGCTAAAGCATTAGAACATAAAACGATGCTAAGGGCCCGTGAACTAGCCGAAAGTCAGAATCTGAATATGAAGATCAGTGATGTGGAATATCAAGGCGATGGAAACAAAGCAATATTCTATTATATTGCTGATGAACGTGTCGATTTTCGTCAGCTGATCAAGGTTTATGCAGAACAATTCCGTGTAAAAATTGAGATGAAGCAGATCGGAGCCCGTCAGGAAGCAGGAAGAGTAGGAGGTATCGGCCCTTGTGGAAGAGAACTCTGCTGTTCAAGCTCGATGTCGAATTTTGTTTCGGTATCTACCTCCGCAGCCCGTTTTCAGGATATATCTCTGAATCCTCAAAAACTTGCTGGTCAATGTGGAAAACTCAAATGCTGTCTTAATTACGAAGTGGATACTTACGTAGAAGCTCAGAAAAAGCTGCCTTCACGTGAGATTGTTCTGGATACAAAGGACGGATCGTTTTTCCATTTTAAGACAGATATACTTTCGGGTATGATGACTTATTCAACAGATAAGCACTTTGCAGCCAATTTGGTGACGGTCAATAAAGATCGTGTCTATGAGGTAATGAAGATGAATCGCAACGGCAATAAGCCTGTGAGAATAGATATCGAGAATGCCGAAGTGCAGGAGAAAGCCGGAGCTATGGATATTCTGGAAGATAACATTAATCGTTTCGATAATAATTCGAATAACAAGAACAGAAAGAAGAAAGTTGTCAAAGGCGGAGGACGTCCTCAGACCGAAGCTACTGCTCAAGCAACAACTACGGAGAAAGAACCTAAGAATGTTGCAGTAAGCAATGAAAATAAGGAATCTGCTCCTAATTCTCAACGTAATAAGAATCGAAACAATAATAACAGGTTTAGAAACAGACCTCGAAATAATGAGAATCGGAACAACCGAAATGACAATTCGCCTCAGAATGAAGCATAA
- a CDS encoding DNA polymerase III subunit delta', with amino-acid sequence MFFKDIIGQEDVKEQLISSVKKGIIPHARLFCGPEGVGKLSLALSYAQYLNCLDPQDNDSCGKCSSCLKYKKLAHPDLHFVFPVIKKDKKEVCDDYINEWRTFVGEHHYFSLSQWLAYVGAENAQGMIYAKESEEIIRKLSLKIYEAKYKTMIIWLPEKMHEACANKLLKIIEEPYDKTVFILVSNTPDQIITTIQSRCQRVNIHNIAESAIVEALKSEYNITPEDAVTVAHIANGSYLKAIETISLDEEHKFFFNLFVQMMRSSYARSIKDIKAIANEIATVGRERQKNFLVYCQRMIREYFVSNLKHSEMIYLNQEENRFGNRFAPFINEKNIIDFTAELALAERHIEQNVNAKMVFFDLCLKITMLLKR; translated from the coding sequence GTGTTTTTTAAAGATATAATAGGGCAAGAAGACGTAAAAGAACAATTGATAAGTTCGGTTAAAAAAGGTATTATACCTCATGCCCGACTCTTTTGCGGACCGGAAGGGGTAGGTAAACTATCTCTTGCACTCTCTTATGCTCAATATCTGAACTGCCTTGACCCTCAGGATAACGATTCGTGTGGAAAGTGCAGTTCTTGTCTTAAATATAAGAAACTCGCACACCCCGATCTTCATTTTGTTTTTCCTGTAATCAAGAAAGACAAAAAAGAAGTATGTGATGATTATATCAATGAATGGAGGACATTTGTAGGCGAGCATCATTATTTCAGCTTAAGCCAGTGGTTAGCATATGTTGGAGCTGAGAATGCCCAGGGTATGATCTATGCAAAGGAAAGCGAAGAGATTATCCGAAAACTGAGCCTTAAAATATACGAGGCAAAGTATAAAACGATGATCATCTGGCTACCTGAAAAAATGCACGAAGCATGTGCCAATAAGCTCCTTAAAATAATAGAAGAACCTTATGATAAAACGGTTTTCATATTGGTTTCTAATACTCCTGACCAGATAATAACAACCATACAGTCGAGATGTCAGCGTGTCAATATACATAATATTGCAGAGAGTGCTATTGTAGAAGCTCTAAAGTCAGAATATAATATAACACCCGAAGATGCAGTTACGGTAGCTCACATAGCCAATGGCAGCTATCTGAAAGCTATTGAAACCATTAGTTTGGATGAAGAACATAAGTTCTTTTTTAATCTTTTTGTTCAAATGATGCGATCTTCCTATGCCCGTAGTATCAAAGATATTAAGGCGATTGCAAATGAAATAGCAACAGTTGGAAGAGAACGTCAGAAGAATTTTTTAGTATATTGTCAAAGAATGATACGTGAGTACTTTGTAAGTAATCTCAAACATTCGGAAATGATATATTTAAATCAAGAGGAGAACCGTTTTGGAAATCGTTTTGCTCCTTTTATCAACGAAAAAAATATAATAGATTTTACAGCCGAATTGGCTTTAGCCGAACGGCATATCGAACAGAATGTAAATGCAAAGATGGTCTTTTTTGACTTATGTCTGAAAATAACCATGCTTTTGAAAAGATAA
- a CDS encoding methylenetetrahydrofolate reductase: MKVTDLIENNGKTAFSFEILPPLKGNSIQKAYNIIDKLIEFDPKYINITTHHSENIYKEMPDGTVTKVNVRKRPGTVAIAASIQNKYNITAIPHMICKGFTKEETEYALIDLNFLGIHNLLLLRGDAHKLESDQLAGNMNQYATDLQVQVNQFNEGITADGGTFDRFETPFSYGMACYPEKHEEAPNLESDIHYLKMKQEQGAEYFVTQMFFDNSKYFSFVERCRAEGISIPIIPGVKPIYKTNHLTLLPRTFRSDIPEELASELRKCQSDADAKEVGIEWGIKQCKELIQYGVPSIHFYALMATESVRRIAKEVY; this comes from the coding sequence ATGAAAGTTACAGATTTAATCGAAAATAATGGAAAAACCGCTTTCTCTTTTGAGATATTGCCCCCTTTGAAAGGTAATAGTATTCAGAAAGCGTACAACATAATAGACAAGCTGATCGAATTTGATCCCAAGTATATAAATATAACTACGCATCACAGCGAAAATATATACAAGGAAATGCCCGATGGGACAGTAACTAAGGTGAATGTAAGAAAACGCCCGGGTACTGTAGCAATTGCAGCTTCTATACAGAATAAATATAATATTACTGCTATTCCTCACATGATCTGTAAAGGATTTACGAAAGAAGAAACAGAATATGCTTTGATAGATTTAAATTTCTTGGGAATTCATAATCTTCTTCTTTTAAGAGGAGATGCTCATAAGCTTGAGTCGGATCAATTGGCGGGTAATATGAATCAGTATGCAACTGATTTGCAGGTGCAGGTCAATCAATTTAACGAAGGAATAACAGCCGATGGAGGAACTTTTGATCGATTCGAAACTCCATTTTCTTATGGAATGGCTTGTTACCCCGAGAAGCATGAAGAAGCTCCCAACTTAGAGTCGGATATTCATTACTTGAAAATGAAACAAGAGCAAGGTGCAGAATATTTTGTGACTCAAATGTTTTTTGATAACAGTAAATATTTTTCATTCGTAGAACGTTGTCGTGCCGAAGGTATTTCTATACCGATTATTCCCGGAGTGAAGCCGATATATAAAACGAATCATCTGACTCTTTTACCCAGAACATTCAGGTCTGATATTCCCGAAGAGCTGGCTTCCGAATTGAGAAAATGTCAGTCGGATGCAGATGCAAAAGAAGTCGGAATAGAGTGGGGGATTAAACAATGTAAAGAATTGATTCAATACGGAGTCCCCAGTATTCATTTTTATGCTCTAATGGCTACCGAAAGTGTACGCCGCATAGCTAAAGAGGTGTATTAA